CTCATGCCATTTCAGGCTAACGGTTTTGGTCGATCAAATCTGTTACTGTAACAATTGGCAGCAACTGGTTGGATGATGCATGTTTCACTCCATTGAAAAAACAGATAACTGTTTTTCTTGAGAAATTATTTCATgcgataaataaattttgaccgTCTATATAATACTTATTATAATCAATCAATCAATAGTAGTCATTTTAACAATTGGATCTATAATTTTACGCCCTTTAAAGTTCAATGGAAACGTACAGTTTTAGACAAGGATCTGTGCAATTCTAAATTAACTTTATCAGAAATCTTGTAAAGAAATAAGAAATATTGGTAGTCCGTCATTAAATTTTTGTCTCAGAATGATTTGGTATGTGCATTTTTGTCCTTGGTCGTATTAGAAGATGCTCATAGTTTCAGCATTGCAAAGGATGTGAGTTGAAGTTGAAGCAGTAGCAGGAATAATGAGAGTCGGGCGGAGAACCATTTAAATCATTTTAAgggaaaaataaatgaaaaggtCACCGCACCAAATCTTATAGCCCTGCTATTATACAAGAGCACAGTTGCAGTTTACTTCCTTAATTTTGACGGCCTCTAGCTATCTTCCAGCAACGTGGGGAGAACAGTATTCTCGGGTTAACGTTGGATACGCATTAGAGAGTCCAGATCATGCTTTGTTCTAGAGCTCGATTAATTGAAAGAGCAAGATCAAATTCATAATTACGACCCTGTTTCCTTCTCATTGCAACATTTTTGTTCTTCTTATCTAAATGAGAAGTGGATCATGTCATATGTTATATGCTTAGTAAACAGCAAAGGCACGTATTTTGACCTTTTCCAATTTCGTGGTTTTTGTTAGTGATGTGCTCCACCATTTTTGCAAAGGGTTATTATTAGAGGATAATCCATATAATTATAGTATGGATTGATTACACCTTACATTTTATAACaactataataaatttattatacctTCAATagttatattctaaaatttttcatacatattaaaaactaataaaGTTAATTTATTATACCTTCAATAGTTATATTCTCAAATTTTTCATACATGTTAAAAACTAATAAGATTTAGACATATATAGTAAATTTTCATCAAGGGCAAATCGATAATTTCATTCCAAAGGagcaaatgaattttttttttaatttattggccCAAATAGGTAAAAATgtagagtatatatatatatatattaataatatttttgttttGGATTGTGACCTAATTAAGGGTGAGCATTCGCTCCACTCGATTCAAAATTCAAccaaacttatttaaaattgaaaatttattatttttaaaaattaaatcaaactgattttaataagaaatcaaatcaaattgaattggtctaattcaatttgattcaatttggtttaatcagttataaattttttattttttacactttatttataaaataaagtattttaaaatttaattaaaatattttaatcttaatatgatctaatctctctatattttttaaaataatattatcactaatcggtttgatttttttgattttttttttatcaaaattaaactgaactgaaatactataaaattttaaaattaaaaattaaattgaattgaaatgaataaaaaaccaaactgaatttttaaattagttcGGTTTGTTCAGattttcggtttgaaccaaaTCCTTGCTCAACTCTACTAGCAATCAGAATTCCAACCTACTGCACTATCCTTTATGGGTGAACTTTTGAACGGCCTTGTAGAGAAGCAGGTAGACATGCTGCACTCACCACTTCAATTTTCTTGGTTTGAATCTCTAGGTGTTTCAAGAATTATCTTTGAACTTTTTCTCAACTTAATGGACAAAACAGTGTCGAAGTCTATATTTCATGTTGCAATGACACGATTtactttgcatgaaaataacttgCGGCGGCAGAAAGCATAATGTAGCATATTACACAGTGCGATTATAGGTAGCAGCGGCCTTGCGAGCACCATGTCAAAACTTGTTGAGATTTCATTCCACATATACTTGAACCAAGCATCGTGTATATTCTAGTTGTATGGTAACGTGAATAGTATCCTTGCTCTTTTGTCCTCCGCTATAAGTACTATTATCCACTAGTTACCATTTGCAGCAAGTAACAAGCTCTCACTCGACTGAAAGCATTTTGCTATAATCTTCATATGATTTTGTTTCCAATCCATCCGAGATAAATATGGGGACTTTACTGAAAAAGGTTGCTAGGCTTGCTATAATACTATTTACGTTGATGACTTCAAATATCATCCAGACGATTGCTTGATAAGGACCATATTGTTATCTATAAAGGCGATGGTGGTGGTGTTACTAGTCGAGGTGTTAGAGCTCATATAAGCAATAAGGTAGCAGTTGGTTTAAAAAGGGGTGTTGGTGTTGGTGGAGGTGGAGATAGTGGTTCAGGAGTAAAGCAGGGAGGTGTTGGTGGTGAGTTTAAGGTAGATGGAAGTACTAGTAATAATATAGAAACTGGAGGTGTTAGTGTTAGAGTTGGAAGTGGCAGTGTTAGTAATAAGGAAAGTCATGGTGGTGGAGATAGTAGCTTAGGACTAGAGGGAGATACCGATAATGGAGTTGGGGGAGGTAAGAGTGGAGGAGTTGGGGGAGGTGGTAGTGTTGATAACGTAGGAAGTCGTAGTGGTGGAGGCGATTCAAGATCTAGGGGAGATCAAGGTGGAGTTGGAGAAAGTGTTGGTGGCAATGTTGGTGTTGGTGGAGGTGGTAGTTTAGGAGCTGGAGGAGGTTCTAGTATTGGTGTTTGGGGAGGTAGAGGTACTGCTAACAATATAGGAGTAGGGGGAGGTGTTAGTGGTGAAGATGGAGGAGGTGGTGGTATTGGTAATAGGAGATTTCATGGAAGTAGAGGTGATAATTTAGGAGCAGTGGGAGGTGTTGGTGGTAGACTTGGAGGAAATGGTAGTGTTGGTAACGGAGAAAGTCATGGTAgttgtagaaatataatatttgatgttgtctttcataataaagattacaacctatttatatataaaagacggtatctaaacaggaaagaaaatcaagtctataattatacaatccctaagattaagcaactaactcatttatcaatatttacttcctatattaatatatttacttcctataatctataacactccccctcaagttggagcataaatgttaatcatatccaacttgttacatatataatcaactcgtccCATACAACTTAACAGACACCGAATTTgtaaacccaacttcttccaataattgacgtacccacaaaacTTCACAAACGGTTTTTGCCATGACTCGACATttagattcagcactagaacaggagaccacattttctcagcttggtaaaacgccttactgtgaatagaatttcgaatccgtgaacagtactcgtgactcgtgaacagtactcgaggaacagtactcgtgaacagtacccgaggaacagtactcgtgaacagtacccccgagaaacagtactcgtgaacagtacccgatgaaTAATTCCCGTGAACAATACTTGATGAATAATTCCCGTGAACAATACTTGATGAATAATTCCCGTGAACAATATctgatgaacagagccctaagtctccaagtgttaccctttatggataacccaaatgaacataaacctaagtctccaaatgttaccaaTAATTCCCGTGAACAATATCTGATGAAcaaagccctaagtctccaagtgttaccctttatggataacccaaatgaacataaacctaagtctccaaatgttaccctttataagtaacccaaatgaatagagccctaagtctccaaatattaccctttatgagtaacccaaaatgaacagagccctaagtctctaaatgttaccctttgtgaataacccaaatgaacagaacccTAAGTCTTCAGATGTTactctttatgagtaacccaaatgaacagatctaaatgttactctttatgagtaacccaaatgaacagagcgctacgtctccaaatgttatcctttatgagtaacccaaatgaacagagccctaagtctccaaatgttaccttttatgagtaacccaaatgaacagagtcctaaatctccaaatgttactcttttatgggtaacccaaataaacagagccctaaatctccaaaagttactccaaaagttactctttatgggtaacccaaatgaatagtaTCAAAAAGACGCCTTCACCCAACACCCAAACGGCAAATGAACCACGAATCTGACAAGGGAGCTGCAAGGCAACTTTGGCATCCTCTCTAGGTGAAcggtgagagacaaatattatcctagatagataacacaaaagaacaggagtcctgagtctccaaaaatttaaaacttgacgagagagaaaataaatctctacaaacctggctctgataccatgtagaaatataatatttgatgttatctttcataataaagattacaacctatttatatataaaagacggtatctaaacaggaaagaaaatcaagtctataattatacaatccctaagattaagcaactaacccatttatcaatatttacttcctatattaatatatttacttcctataatctataacagTAGTGAAGGTACTTTAGGAGCTGGGAGAGGTACAAGTGTTGGAGTAGGAGGTAGCAATGGCAATAATGTTGCTGGTGTTGGAGGAGATACAAGTGGTGGAATCAATGAAGCTGGAGGTGCTAGTGGTAATATAGGGGTGGAGGGAGGTGTTAATGGAGTTGGAGGAGGTGTTGGTAGTGGAGGATGTTATGGTGGTGGAAGTGGTTTAAGTGGTATTATTGGAAATACTAGTGCTAGTAGCGGAGTTGGAAGAGCTAGTGGTATTGATAATGGAGGAAGTCGTGGCAGTGGAAATGGAAGTTTAGGAGCCAAAGACAGTGCTAGTGGTGGAGTTGGAGGAGATGGTGAATTAGGAGTTGGAGGAGGTGCAAGTGGTGGAATAAGCAGAGGTGAAGGTAGCAATGGTAGTATAGGATATCAATGGATGAGTTGAACGAGGTGGTTGTGTAGGTAATGGAGGGAGTcatggtggtggaggtggctTAAGAGATGGAGAAGGTACAAGTAGTGGAGTTGGAGGAGGTAGCAATATTAGTGTTGGAGGAGGTGGTGGTTTAGGAGCTGCAGGAGGTGTTAGTGGTGGTGGGGTTGGGGGAAGTGGAGTTATTATTGGTAATATAAGTATTGGTGGTGGAATTGGTGGTATCGGTAATGCGAGAAGTCGTGATAGTGAAAGTAATGGTTTAAGAGCTGGGAGTGATGCTAGTGGTGGAGTTCGAGAAGGTGGTGGATTAGGAGTTGGAGGAGGTGTAAATAGTGGAATAAGCAGAGATGGAAGTAGCAATGGTAGTATAAGAGCTGGGGAAGGGATTAATGGAGAAGTTGGAAGAGGTGGTAGTATAAGTAGTGGAGGGAGTCATGATAGTAAAGGTGGTTTAGGAGCTGGGAGAGGTACAGTTAATGGAGTCGAAGGAGCTAGCAATTTTAATGTTGGTGGAGGTACTGATTTAGGAGTTGTAGGAGGCACTAGTGGTGGTAGTAGGGTCAGAGAAGGTGGAGGTCCTGTTGGTAATATATCTGTTGGTGGGGGTATTGATGGTGGAGTTAGAGGAGCTGGTAGTATCAGAAACGAAGGAAGTCATGGTAATGGAAGTAGTAGTTTAGTAGTTGGGGGTAGTGTTGGTAGTGGAGTTAGAGGAGATGTTGGATTAGGAGTTAGAGGAGGAGCAAGTGATGGAATTAGTGGAGGTAGAGATACTGGTAGTAATATAAGAGCAGGGGGAGGTACTAGTGAAGGAGTTGGAGGAGATGGTGGTGGTGGTTTAGGAGCTACAGGAGATGCTAATGGTAGTGGTGAGGTTGGAAGAGGTGTTAGTGACAGAGTTGGAGGAGTTGGTGGTATTAGTAATGCGAAAAATCATGATATTAAAAGTGGTGGTTTAGAAGCTATAGGCAGTGTTTGGTGGTGGAGTTGGAGGAGGCATAAGTGGTGAATTTGACAAAGGTGAAGGTATCAGTGGCAATATAGGAAGTGGGGGAGGTACCAATGGAGGAGTTGAAGGAGCTGGTAGTGTTAGTAGTGGAGGAACTcatggtggtggaggtgctttAGGAGTTGGGGGAGGTACAGATAGTAGAATTGGAGGAGGTGATAGCGGTAGTTTAGGAGATGTAGGAGGTGTTCATAATGGTGGCGAGATTGGAAAAGGTGGAGATACTATTGGAAATATCAGTATTGGTGGTAGAGTTGGAAGAACTAGTGGTATTGATAATTGGAGAATTGTGGTAGGGGAAATGGTAGTTTAGGAGCTTGAGGCGATGCTAGTGATGGAGTTGGAGGAGTTAGTGGTTTAGGAGTTAGAGGAGGTGCAAGTGGTGGAATAAGCGAAGGTGGAGGTCATAAATGGTAGTATAGGAGCTGAGAGACGTATCAATGGACGAGTCAGAGGAGGTGGTAGTGTAGGCAATGAAGAAAGTCGTAGTGTTAGAGGTGGTTTAGTAGTTGAGGGAGGTACAATAGTAAAGTTGGAGGTGGCAATgtttgtaacgactcgaaaaccggaccgctaccggcactaggattcagatcgacttaaggttgctgggacccgtagcaagcctattatacatcttgaacacctgataaaatcccatacatgatcatacattttcataaaaaatttaaactttccatataccaaacttgacctgtgcatgcaccataactttatacatacaaaccccatactagagccctcatcaaatgctctagttgggtcaacattatatacatcaagcttgattcaacatataacatcattaaaaatatttacataaagatcatgtacaacagagATTTACAATCTGtcaatagggccaagcacaatattaTCCTCAaaacattactttacattacgttacattacattatatgtcatctcatgtccactactaatctattacatagactatacCATAACCTTGTTGACTTTCTCATAGCTAACTGTGCTCCTACAAACCTGGGAGTTAGgggaaatgggtgagctactaaagcccagtgagcagaacagtaaaacaatttaaatacatatgctttcatgaaatgcatcacaacacaaacaattcacatcacggatggacttgtcaccaataaccctctccataatccaactgtgctaggggcgtagaatgggcatcactggtctttctcttaacataacataacataacatatccaatgtgccaggggcgtagaatgggcctcactggtctttctctcacatcgtgGGCGTAAAATGGgtctcactggacttccataccgtaccataacatgtcatatcgagggctagtgggtcatctaatatccatccacatcaacatcatattatgcaatgtatcatattcgtgaattctaatgcaaaacaacctagtacatatcatggcattcgtgatgcatgaacatgctaaaaatttcatttactttaaaacatagttcagttctactcacctctgactgactctgaaacagctaacactgctgatctcctcggtttctcgggtccgatcctacacaggtagactcaaatgagggaccaaacaaactctatagAGActttaaacatctccccaaaaacccctaaaacatcatcaaaacatgcatagaaaactaacaaaggaaggctggacaggggactttcggcggcaggttcggcggccgaaggtccctccagatccgaaagtcaggcactttcgggggcaaggttcggcggtcgaaactcactctagagccgaaagtcaccaaccttctggggcaggttcggtggccgaaactcccctccagagtcgaaagtccttGCTTTCGGGGgtagtttaggcggccaaaggctgcctccccaggcaggttcagcggccgaaactgccttcggcggccgaacctggactctcccaaagggcagaacccgattctgcctctcacatccagccaccaaaaacctcacaacatgcattcaactcttctaaaacatgcatagacacttattcaagcatataggggcataaaactagtctaaaccccaacaaacatcaacatggcatcacatttctcattaaactaacataaaccctaacattttacatctactctaaacatgcattaaaacccttaaaacccctcaaaacttacttaaaacataaaagaaggtgaggatctacgcttacctcttgaagatcgagaggagaggtataatacccggctagactctggcatTGAAATTCCTGCTTTCTggcggaatctcagatgtcgaaactctctagaagggtaaaatatgtttttctaaaatgttttcatgtgtttttgaggttttaagtaagaaagaaattgagtttttgaaagaaaagcaccaaggaaggaaagccaggttccgccgccgaacatggtgcagtttagggagcacctttggcctccgaaggtggtctggccagccacctataaaaggctccatgtccaaaaatgggcgagttttcttctctattttcgggcaaaggtgagtccatgcccttccatggttagttttgatgttttccttcaaatcattcatgttttttatgagttttaacttggttttgaagatttttgagcaaaaatcgaagtttggaaacttggagactccGGAGCCCATTTCCTccacaactccaagtttggatcgcctctcccctcaatcttcaagaggtaagagtagatcctcacctccttttatgttttgagtaag
The sequence above is a segment of the Manihot esculenta cultivar AM560-2 chromosome 5, M.esculenta_v8, whole genome shotgun sequence genome. Coding sequences within it:
- the LOC110614513 gene encoding glycine-rich cell wall structural protein 1.8 — its product is MGELLNGLVEKQVDMLHSPLQFSWFESLGVSRIIFELFLNLMDKTVSKRLLDKDHIVIYKGDGGGVTSRGVRAHISNKVAVGLKRGVGVGGGGDSGSGVKQGGVGGEFKVDGSTSNNIETGGVSVRVGSGSVSNKESHGGGDSSLGLEGDTDNGVGGGKSGGVGGGGSVDNVGSRSGGGDSRSRGDQGGVGESVGGNVGVGGGGSLGAGGGSSIGVWGGRGTANNIGVGGGVSGEDGGGGGIGNRRFHGSRGDNLGAVGGVGGRLGGNGSVGNGESHVSKRRLHPTPKRQMNHESDKGAASSEGTLGAGRGTSVGVGGSNGNNVAGVGGDTSGGINEAGGASGNIGVEGGVNGVGGGVGSGGCYGGGSGLSGIIGNTSASSGVGRASGIDNGGSRGSGNGSLGAKDSASGGVGGDGELGVGGGASGGISRGEGNGGSHGGGGGLRDGEGTSSGVGGGSNISVGGGGGLGAAGGVSGGGVGGSGVIIGNISIGGGIGGIGNARSRDSESNGLRAGSDASGGVREGGGLGVGGGVNSGISRDGSSNGSIRAGEGINGEVGRGGSISSGGSHDSKGGLGAGRGTVNGVEGASNFNVGGGTDLGVVGGTSGGSRVREGGGPVGNISVGGGIDGGVRGAGSIRNEGSHGNGSSSLVVGGSVGSGVRGDVGLGVRGGASDGISGGRDTGSNIRAGGGTSEGVGGDGGGGLGATGDANGSGEAVFGGGVGGGISGEFDKGEGISGNIGSGGGTNGGVEGAGSVSSGGTHGGGGALGVGGGTDSRIGGGDSGSLGDVGGVHNGGEIGKGGDTIGNISIGGRVGRTSGIDNWRIVVGEMVV